A window of Candidatus Latescibacterota bacterium genomic DNA:
ACCCTGAACACACCATCGATGAGTATATCTGCTTCAGGCTCAACTTGAATATCGATGAATCCGAAGATATCTTCAACGGCCGGTTTCTCTACAATCGCCGGTTGTGGTGTTTCCTGTCGGGCCGGGTCATCGTCGGTGGACGCCGGGTCATCATCGATCTGGTCCTGGTTGCCTGTGTCGGAGTCAGAAATATCTTCATTCTGGATAAGATCAGGGGAATCGTCGGTGGGATCGTCTTTGACCTGTTCCTGATCGATCTTCTCAGAGATCGAATCATCTCTGTTCATTGATGAACTGTCGCTGATGGCTTCTTTATGGCTGCTGGAGGGCTCGGCCGGATCGGGATTGACAACCGTGGTACCGTATGCGTCGTCCTGCACGGGAAGAGGCATGTTTCCGGCGAATCCCTGGGCAGAGATAACAGGGCCATTATCTGCTGATACAGGGCTTGTGGAGCGCAGGGATCTCAATTTCGTCATCATCGTCTCGAGCCGGGCAGGGTTGACTGCCAGATAAACAGCAGCTACAGTCATCATCACCGCAGCGAGCGCGACGGGGAGGAACGCCCTGCGTCTATTTTCTCCTTTTGTTTGCCGCTTGCTCCTGTTTCCAGATCTCTTCGTATTTCGTGATATCCGATCGTTGTCTTTTGTTCCTGTCGCGGGTGTCACGTATGCGGGTTGACCTGCGACAAGGCGGCGGAAACGCCGCCGTGAGTCCATCACTTTCTCACGGCCAAGCATATCTTCGATCGTGCGGGCCATCTCGAGCGCAGTCCGGAATCTTCTGCCCGGATCGCGGCTCATTGCTTTCATCACAATCGATTCCGATTCACAGTCGGTGTCGTTTTTTATGCTCGATATCGGGGCGACCGAACCATTAATAATATTCTGGATGACAGCCGCATAGTTTGTTGCTGAAAAAGGTTGAGTAGCGGTCATCATTTCATAACAGACCGTGCCGAGGGAGAACAGGTCGCTTCTGCCGTCTATTCCCTCGCCGATAGCCTGTTCAGGAGACATATAGAGCGGAGTGCCCAGAAGTGTGTCTGCTACGGTCTGCTCCAGATGGCTCTGGGTCAGTTTCGCAAGTCCGAAATCAGTGATCTTCACCTGACCCTCACGGGTTATCATTATGTTCGCAGGCTTTATGTCTCGATGAACGATTCCACGCTGGTGAGCATGGTCGAGGCCCATACATATCTCGTACGCGATGAGGAGTACAGTCTCTTCATCGAGTACGCCGTGCTTTTCCAGAAGGTCCTTGAGAGTGATCCCGTCGATAAATTCCATGACAATGAAGTAGTTGTTCTTTGATAAGCCCGAATCGATTATCCGCACGATATTCTCATGATCGAGGCTGGCGGCTGTTTTGGCCTCCTGCTCGAACCTTCCTGTGAAGTTTGTATCAGAAGTGAGATGGGAATGAAGCTTCTTGATGACGACCTCCCGGCCGAGTGAATTCTGGATCGCTTTGTAAAGCACTGCTGTCCCGCCTGTAGCCAGCGTGCCCAGAATCTCGTAGTTCCTGCCTACCATCATTCTTCCTTCCGGTTCCTTGTCCGGCTATCGCGCTCTTGCCAGTCTGTCTGCGAGATAGTCGGGCAGGCCTTCCGCCCTGATCCTTCTCTGCGCGGATGAGACATTGTATGACGATCGATGCATCTGGATCGTTCCCTTTTCGAGATCAAGCAGCGTGAAACTGGCCGCGTTGATGCCATCGCGTGGTTGACCGACACTGCCGGTGTTTATCAGGTATCTGGACGAGGGATCGATTGTAGTAAGTGAGGAATGACATATCCCCACGCCGTCGTCTTTATTCCATGAGATGATTCCCGGTATATGAGTATGGCCGACGAAGATGAACTGATCTTTGAATTTATTGAAAATCCGTTCGGCCTGTCTTACCGTGTAGACATATTCCCATTCGAGCGGGTTGTCGGGAGAAGCGTGAACGTAAAGGCATTCACCGGACGAATAGATGGGAACGTATTTTTTTATCTTTAATATCTCTTCTTCACTCAATGAGTTTCGGGTCCATTCTATCGATATCGAGGCTATGCTGTTGAAAGTACTATAATCCTGTTCGCCGGTGACAGCGAGGTCGTGGTTTCCGCATATCCTGATATCGGCGTTCTCGTCGATAAGACGCACGCATCTGGCGGGGTCCGCGCCATACCCTACTACGTCGCCGAGAGACACTACGCGGTCAGGCCGAATAGTCCGGGCTTCGGCGAGGACTCTTTTGAGAGCATCGCTGTTGCCGTGTATGTCTGACAGGACAAGGATCTTCATGGTTGTTACCGCTTGAATACGAATTCCTCGGGACCTATGGCTATAAGGTCTTCTTCCTCGAGCAATTTCTCGCTCATTCCTTCGCCATTTATATTCATTTCTTTCCGGCCTTCGGTCTTCTGGATCGTGTAATCGTCTCCCGACCTGGTAATCTCGACTTTTATTCTGGGAGTAAAGATGCCTCCGAGCCTGATATCGGAGTCGCGGCCCTTTCCGATAACGACTTTCTCGTCCTCAAGGGTGAATTCCTCTTGATCACTTCTCCTGTAGAGGCGCGGGAGGCCTGCGCTGGATGGACCGTCGGGCTGTCGGGCGAATCGGTTCGAAGAGTCGTTGTTGCCCGCAGGCTGGCCGATGCCGGGGGTATTGGCCGAAGGGATAATACCGCCAGCACGGACTGATGGGTTATTGCCATCGATATTTTTCGCTGCTTTCGAGGAGAATCCCGGGATGATCATCGTCTGGTCCATAGCACCTGACAGACCGGGTTCGCATGACGAGACCTTGAAAACGATCTGGTACTTTCCGATCGTGATAACGTCTCCGCCCTTCAATTCAGCGTTGTCTATCTTCTCTCCGTTCAAAAATGTACTGTTTTTACTGCCCAGGTCCTTGATGTGATAGCCGTTCTTCCACGAATGGATCACTGCGTGTTTTCTCGATACTCCGAGGTTGTCGATCACTATATCGTTATCCGAAAGACGTCCGATCGTGAGATGTTTTCCGGTGAATGTGTAAGTCTTGAGCGGGCGATTTTTGAGTTTTACCACGAGTTTTGGCGGCTGACTTAGAAATAATGATGAAATCGAACCAGTGTAATCATCTGGTATCTGTCTGGCGTCTTCCGCGTATGTGACTACAAGGTCGGTATACAGGTTTATCTCAAAAGGCGAGTGGGCCGACATCGTATATACCTTCACCAGGAAATCTTCCCTGTGATCGGGATGAGTGTTTTTTCTGAACGAAAGGCAGTGGTATGTAGCCATCGCCTTTCCATCCTTGTATCTGAGCATCACGAGATTGCCCGGTTGTTGAGCGGTAACGAGAGCATTGCTGTGTTCCTCTTCGGTCCTGTCGAGCAGGTCATCCAGATCGACCAGAGTCGAGCTGATCTTCAGGTCGGCATTTTTCTGTGTGTAGACGAGGAGCGAGTGATACAGGATGAGACTTGTCGAGTAAACGACTATTCGCGGGAACTGGGTATGCGAGAGCCTGGTGAAGAAATCACGGATCGTGACGGATTCGAACCCTTCTTCCGCCTTTCCCCCGATCCAGTAGAATTGCCCTTCCCTCATAAAAATAAGGTACTGAACCTGTTCGTTGAACACTTCCATTATGATCGGTGACTTGCAACTTGCCGCGAGGAAATCCTTAAGCATCACATCGAAACTGTCAGGGTCGAAATCGACGGGGTTCATCAGCACTCTGTCATATGGTATCTGAAGTCTTGACATTACCTGACATCCAAGCAAAGAGGGACTGACACCTGTACAAACGCAAACAGGAGGCCGGAGCCTCGAATCAACGTAAAGAAGGACTTATGTCTTGATAACGCAAGAAGGGTGCCAAAGAGTTATTGCGTTGCGGGATGTGACTTGCAGCAGGCCGTCGATATGCCTGCAATGATATTTCCGATTGAAATGATTTCGTAGAAATGTTAGAATGCAAGTTCAGTGAATGGTATGGTAATTTTTATCCAGCCGGTGAATTTGCCATGTTTGTTAATCAACTGCCGGTGTGATGGACGGTAACAGGCTTCAGATGAAACTGTATCTCCCCTTCACCCAGTTAGTATCAAGGAGGTAATGGGTGGCCGAGACAGGTAAGATCAAGTGGTTTAATGAAAATAAGGGATACGGTTTCATATCCCAGGACACGGACGGAAAAGATGTATTCGTGCATTATTCTGATATAGAAGGCGACGGGTTTCGCACACTGAGCGAGGGCGAAAAAGTTGAATACGAACTCGCTGATGGACCCAAAGGGCCTCACGCCACGAAAGTAAGAAAAGCAGAATAGTCGTTGATACGACCTGCAATCCGCGGAAAAAAAGGAGACGCATAACGTCTCCTTTTTTGCTATCCGAATATCACGTGCTTCTTCAGATCGATCCGGTGTGTCCCTGCCCGGGACTTTTCGGCCGGTCGAAGAAATATCAGTTAGGCTCTCCTGCTTCGGCGTGGAACCTCTTGAGATTGCGTTTTGCCTTCTCGTTGCCGGGGTCGATCTCGACTGCCTTGTTCCAGGCTTCAAGCGCCTCTTCGATGCGGTCGAGTTTGTAATAGGCATTGCCCAGGTTCGTCCAGGCGGAACTGTTATCCTTGCTCCTGCCGATAGCTTCGTTGTACATCTCTATTGCTTCCACGTACGAACCGAGCCTGTAGAAGACATAGCCGAGGTTGTTGTAAGTCGCGCCAAGGTCGGGATTGAGCTCGATCGCTTTCTTGAACGCCTCGGTCGCCTTGTCCTCATCATTCATCTCGGTGTATGTCAGTCCCATATTGTTGTAGGCTTCGGTGAAATCCTCATCCAGATCTATGGCGTTCTTGAACATCTCGAGGGCTTTTTCGTACTGTCCGTTGTGGTAACTCATCACACCGGCGTTGTTGAGTTTTTTTGCTTCGGACAGCATCCTTTTCTTTTCTTCTTCCTCAAGGCTTTTCTTCTGATTCTCCACGACCTGCATCATCTCGTTATGGTTCTCGGAGAGTTCCTCGACCATCTTCCTGCTTTCGCCGAGGTTATTCTGCATCGAGTCGATACTCTGATCCAGGGATCCCTTCCAGTCTGAGACTTCGGACTTGAATTCCTGGATGCTGTCTTCACTGGATTTGATCTGGCCTTCGATGTCCTCGGTCTTTTCAGCGAGAGTGTCTGCGATGCTCTCTATGACCATCCTGTTATCCTCGGTGATCGAATCGAGAGTCTTTTTCAGGTCGGTGAACCTGTCTCCCATAGTCTCGGCGATCTCGTTCTGTCTTTTTTCGTTCTTTTCCTGTATCTCCTTGAAGAATCCGAGCATGTCGGAGGCGCTCTGCTGCTGGAAGTCCCATGTCTTATCGAGCTTGTCTGTCACCGATCCGATCCTGTCCGAGAGTTTTTCATCGATCGATGCGATTTCTTCGGAGATCTTTCCGTCGTCCTCGGTGTCTTTTCCCGTTGAAGCGAAGAACATCTCGAAACGACATTGTTTCGCATTGTCATCATGGAACCTGCATGTACTCCCGAGACATTTTACTTCGCCCTTGAACGATTTAGCCGTGAACCTTACGGGAGTCTCGGTAATGACTTCTGACTCATCCGGATCATTCGTGTCTTCTGGTGAATCTGAGTCTGATTCTTCGCCCGATTCGGGGTTCATGAAAATATCTTCTCCCGATTCGTCAGGGCCTTCACCCGTTTCTTCAGGGGAGAGTTCGTGGTCGTCGGTCTCCATGACGAGAAGTTCGTTTTCCTGCTCCTCAAGGATGTATGCCTGAGTGACGAGTGGGCATATCTTCATGATCGGGTCCTTTCTCTTCGGGCCGGTTCCCTGGTGGAATCCTTCAATCCCGTGTTAACACGCTGATTTTTTCCAGCACTTCGGTTCTTTCTTCAAACTGGGATCCAATGAGATCCGAGTAATTTGTCGCCACGCGGCTACGCGCGTCCATCCAGGTATCTTCTGTCGAGAGGATCTTCATGTACGCGGCGACAGCTCTTCCGTGGTCTCCTATTAGTTCGGCAGCTCTTCCCTCGATATAGAGTAATTCCAGTGAATTCGATCTGTTGTTTTTGTTAATCGTTCCTGTCGAGGAGTGGTCGTCCGATTTCTCGGCATGCTCTTCTGTTCCTGATTCCGCGCGTGAGGAACCTGTGACTGCAAGGGCGAGCAGGGGCCTGTCCATACTGAGGTATACCAATGCTCTGAGGACGGAGACCGTGTCGGGAGACAACTGGCTTCTGCCGATCAAGGCAAGGGCGGTCTCGAACTGATTCTTGTCTATGGCCAGTCTGACTGCCTTTTCACTGCAGTCGATACTGCAGGTCCCGTCTTCGATCAGCTGTCTGCAATCCTCTATTTCCCTGTCCGACCATGATAGCCAGGCCTGTTCTATCCTTTTCCAGATGGTCTGTCTGTCCGGATGTTCCTCTAGCACTTCGCTGAATATTCTGGCTGCCCGGGACGAGTCACCGTGGGATTCGAGGTTCTCGGCAAGAGTGATAAGGAGCCTGGTCCTGTCGTCGGTCCAGAGAAGTTTGCAACCTTCCCTGACGAGTTCTTCAGCATCTTTCAGTTCTCCGGCAGTGGCTAACAATCTGCAACCATGTTCGTAATAGTCCGGAGAGGGTTCTTTCCCGGCGATGATCTTTATCCGGTCGATTATTTTTTCCAGGATCTCACCATCGGGTAAAAGGATCTCCTGTATAGCTACAAAAGCGCCGGGCATATCTTTCTTTTCAATCAGGCAATCACTCTTGAGTATGGAAGCCTCGGCGGCAAATTTGTCGGGCCATTCGATCTCTGACATTCCATCGAGTGCTTTATCACGGCAAGTGGGGTCTATGTTGAGGGCTTTCCGGTATGATGAAAGGGCTTCCCCGTGATTGCCGGTCCGTGCTTTCAGCCCCGCCCAGGGGACGAGAAAGGCCGGAGTCTGGTCGTGTACATGGAGGAATTCTTCGACTGCCGATTCTACTTCTTTCTGGTCCATTTCGATGTTGGAAAGCATGCGAAGGACCGCGTCGATCGACCGGTCGGTGTCACCGGATGTGACCCAGATCTTCGCAAGAAGCCTGTTTGCGTCGAATCTGGATGGAACTTTCTCGAGCAACTCGAGGAGTATCTCCATGATCCTCCCGCTGCCCTTTTCGTTATTGTCGAACAGTTCCTCAAGTATTTCTACTGATTCAGCGTATCGGCCCTCCAGGGCCAACCCACGGGCGTAGATAGACATTATCCTGTTGTCCGAAGGGGTTTCGCTGTTGATTTTGCCCATGACCTCGTTCAGGCCCCCAAGTGCTTCGGATGGTCCTTTCTGGGCGTTATTGAAGAACCTGTATGTGTCTGATTTTCTGCCCTCTTTCCAGGATATCTCGCCAAGGATCCTTGAAATAAGCCATGGTTTGACGCTTATCGGAAGGAGTTGTTCAAGTTTCGTCCTTACCCTCTCAATATATTCGGGCGAAAGTTCGATACATTTTACCATCTGGGCCGCGGCTTCTTCTTCGCGATTCAGCCTGAGCAAGGTCTCACCCGCGAGGTATCTGGCCTCGGGATTCATCGGTTCCCTGCCGATTATCGTGATCAGCTGTTCCTCGACAGATATAAGATCGACGTCATTCGAGCCAAGAGCTTCAGCGAGGAACTTCAGGGAATCCAGAGATTTGCCGTCTGCCGATGATATCTTCGCGCCGTAGATGTTCAGTGCGGTGGCTGCTTCGGGGGGGAGGGCTTTCACGGCATTGCCGAGGACTTCCCTGGCGAGGTCCGCATGGTTCATGGCCAGTGCGGCCTTGAGCAGCTCTTCCCATATCTCGCTGTTACCTGGGTCCAGGTCGGTGAGTTTCTTGAATCTCGAAAGGACGTCCCGGATCTGGGAGGGGTCCGATTTCAGGGTCCTGCACAAGTAGTGAGAGGCCCTGGAATAGATCTCCTCGTCGAGGTGGAGCTGATATAGAGCGAGGTTCAGGGTCGTGTTTTCCGGGTGACGTACTGCTGCCTTTTCATAGATCGGTATGAGGTCCAGGCGGAGCGAGTCGTCGAACATGATCATCTGATCGAATTCAAATACGGCTTTTTCGATCTGGTCATTGTGCATATGGGCGTCGGCCTGGAGGAGTTTCAGTGGCCTGGTCAACGGGTCCTCGCTGGCCATACTGTCCAGAAGGTCAGCAAGAAGATTCCAGACGTCCTCGTCTTCCCCGGCAATCGCCCCGAGGCGTGAAGCAAATTCACGGTGCGCGTCAGGATTGTTTCTGAAAAATTCGATGGCCCACGGAAGGGCGCTCGATATGTCTCCGTTGCGCATCGCGAGGTCTATAGCCGATACTACTCTGTCGAGAGTCACGCCGCATTTATCGAGAATGCTGCCTGTGATCCTGAACAGTTCGTCTTTCTCAATGTCGTTTTTCTTTTCGAGTTCCTCGATGATCCCCGTGGCACTTTCCGAATCTCCCGCGAGAGCATGGAGTTCGGCCATGGCGGCCAGCAGGGCGCTGTTATTGCCGTCTTCAGAATCAGATTTTTCCTTTATAGTCTCTATAAGATCTCTAATGATCGCGGGATTCATCTCGGCGGCGATCCTGGCAGCCGAGGCCGCTTCATTGAAATTGCCGGTAGCGAGTTTGAGAGTGAGCATGAATCTCTGTGCAGGGCCGCTTCTGGCTACCGTGTCGTTTTCATCGATCATAACTATGATCGCCGGCGCACTTGTCGGCGAAAGTCTGAAAAGGGTCTCGAGCAGTTCGACGGCTTCTTTCACATGGTCAAGCGATGCTGCCGTATCCGCAGCAAGAAGTGCGAGTTTTTCGTGACCCATCATTTCTTCCGGCAGGGTCGACAGCCGATTCATGACCATTTCCAGTCGGTCTTTTTCATCGGAGTAGAACTCGCCCGGCTTGGGCTGGGTCGATGCTGTCAGCGCATCTTCCTTTCCTTCAAGGAAATCTCTGATCAGGGGAATGCCCTCATCGGGCCTTCCGAGCCTGACGAAGAGTTCTCCTTTCAGGAGGAAGTGAGATGGCGAATGTTCTTCGGCAGAATCGATAAGTTTGAGTAGAGGATCGAGTGGCGGGTCGCTCAGTTCAATGCACTGAAAGAACCTGTCTTCCGCCTTTTCGGGCCTTCCGAGCATAAAGGACGCCAGCCCGAGCGTGAATTTCACAGAGGCGCTTCCGGGCAGGTCTCTTTCCAGTTCGAGAAGAAGTTCTCCGACCACCTGGACGCTCTCGGGGGAATTCGCCAATGCTCTTCCAAGCGGCGAGGATGCCTCGGCGCTGTTACCCGTGGACATATAGAGCAGGCCGAGAAGAATCTCGTTATCGGTGAACGAAGATGTCTTTGTGTCACCTCTGTCCCTCAGGCCTTTCGATCTTGTC
This region includes:
- a CDS encoding metallophosphatase family protein, with the protein product MKILVLSDIHGNSDALKRVLAEARTIRPDRVVSLGDVVGYGADPARCVRLIDENADIRICGNHDLAVTGEQDYSTFNSIASISIEWTRNSLSEEEILKIKKYVPIYSSGECLYVHASPDNPLEWEYVYTVRQAERIFNKFKDQFIFVGHTHIPGIISWNKDDGVGICHSSLTTIDPSSRYLINTGSVGQPRDGINAASFTLLDLEKGTIQMHRSSYNVSSAQRRIRAEGLPDYLADRLARAR
- a CDS encoding serine/threonine protein kinase, giving the protein MMVGRNYEILGTLATGGTAVLYKAIQNSLGREVVIKKLHSHLTSDTNFTGRFEQEAKTAASLDHENIVRIIDSGLSKNNYFIVMEFIDGITLKDLLEKHGVLDEETVLLIAYEICMGLDHAHQRGIVHRDIKPANIMITREGQVKITDFGLAKLTQSHLEQTVADTLLGTPLYMSPEQAIGEGIDGRSDLFSLGTVCYEMMTATQPFSATNYAAVIQNIINGSVAPISSIKNDTDCESESIVMKAMSRDPGRRFRTALEMARTIEDMLGREKVMDSRRRFRRLVAGQPAYVTPATGTKDNDRISRNTKRSGNRSKRQTKGENRRRAFLPVALAAVMMTVAAVYLAVNPARLETMMTKLRSLRSTSPVSADNGPVISAQGFAGNMPLPVQDDAYGTTVVNPDPAEPSSSHKEAISDSSSMNRDDSISEKIDQEQVKDDPTDDSPDLIQNEDISDSDTGNQDQIDDDPASTDDDPARQETPQPAIVEKPAVEDIFGFIDIQVEPEADILIDGVFRV
- a CDS encoding FHA domain-containing protein, which encodes MSRLQIPYDRVLMNPVDFDPDSFDVMLKDFLAASCKSPIIMEVFNEQVQYLIFMREGQFYWIGGKAEEGFESVTIRDFFTRLSHTQFPRIVVYSTSLILYHSLLVYTQKNADLKISSTLVDLDDLLDRTEEEHSNALVTAQQPGNLVMLRYKDGKAMATYHCLSFRKNTHPDHREDFLVKVYTMSAHSPFEINLYTDLVVTYAEDARQIPDDYTGSISSLFLSQPPKLVVKLKNRPLKTYTFTGKHLTIGRLSDNDIVIDNLGVSRKHAVIHSWKNGYHIKDLGSKNSTFLNGEKIDNAELKGGDVITIGKYQIVFKVSSCEPGLSGAMDQTMIIPGFSSKAAKNIDGNNPSVRAGGIIPSANTPGIGQPAGNNDSSNRFARQPDGPSSAGLPRLYRRSDQEEFTLEDEKVVIGKGRDSDIRLGGIFTPRIKVEITRSGDDYTIQKTEGRKEMNINGEGMSEKLLEEEDLIAIGPEEFVFKR
- a CDS encoding cold-shock protein, which gives rise to MAETGKIKWFNENKGYGFISQDTDGKDVFVHYSDIEGDGFRTLSEGEKVEYELADGPKGPHATKVRKAE
- a CDS encoding tetratricopeptide repeat protein, with product MKICPLVTQAYILEEQENELLVMETDDHELSPEETGEGPDESGEDIFMNPESGEESDSDSPEDTNDPDESEVITETPVRFTAKSFKGEVKCLGSTCRFHDDNAKQCRFEMFFASTGKDTEDDGKISEEIASIDEKLSDRIGSVTDKLDKTWDFQQQSASDMLGFFKEIQEKNEKRQNEIAETMGDRFTDLKKTLDSITEDNRMVIESIADTLAEKTEDIEGQIKSSEDSIQEFKSEVSDWKGSLDQSIDSMQNNLGESRKMVEELSENHNEMMQVVENQKKSLEEEEKKRMLSEAKKLNNAGVMSYHNGQYEKALEMFKNAIDLDEDFTEAYNNMGLTYTEMNDEDKATEAFKKAIELNPDLGATYNNLGYVFYRLGSYVEAIEMYNEAIGRSKDNSSAWTNLGNAYYKLDRIEEALEAWNKAVEIDPGNEKAKRNLKRFHAEAGEPN